One genomic region from Arthrobacter sp. FB24 encodes:
- a CDS encoding response regulator transcription factor, whose translation MKKNGPEAKLLVVDDEPNIRELLSTSLRFAGFEVVSAGNGRDALAAAELHAPDLAVLDVMLPDMDGFTVTRRLRASGKHFPVLFLTAKDDTEDKVTGLTVGGDDYVTKPFSLDEVVARIRAVLRRTQPLIDDDAVIRVDDLELDDDAHEVRRGGTVIELSPTEFKLLRYLMLNPNRVLSKSQILDHVWEYDFNGDASIVESYISYLRRKVDIDPDAPALIQTKRGVGYVLRTAEKR comes from the coding sequence ATGAAAAAGAACGGTCCCGAAGCCAAGCTGCTCGTCGTAGATGATGAACCAAACATCCGCGAGTTGCTCTCCACCTCCTTGAGGTTCGCGGGCTTCGAGGTTGTCTCGGCCGGCAACGGACGCGACGCCCTCGCCGCCGCCGAGCTCCACGCCCCCGACCTTGCCGTCCTGGACGTCATGCTGCCGGACATGGACGGGTTTACGGTGACCCGCCGGCTGCGTGCCTCCGGCAAGCACTTCCCCGTCCTCTTCCTCACGGCGAAGGATGATACCGAGGACAAAGTCACCGGACTCACCGTAGGCGGCGACGACTATGTCACGAAGCCCTTCAGCCTGGACGAGGTAGTGGCCAGGATCCGCGCCGTACTCCGCCGCACCCAGCCCCTGATTGACGACGACGCCGTGATCCGCGTAGACGACCTCGAGCTCGACGACGACGCCCACGAGGTGCGCCGGGGCGGCACCGTGATCGAGCTTTCGCCGACCGAATTCAAGCTTCTCCGCTACCTGATGCTGAACCCGAACCGGGTGCTGTCCAAGTCCCAGATCCTGGACCATGTCTGGGAATACGACTTCAACGGCGACGCGTCCATCGTGGAGTCCTACATTTCGTACCTGCGTCGCAAGGTGGACATCGACCCCGATGCGCCGGCCCTGATCCAGACCAAGCGCGGGGTGGGCTACGTACTGCGGACAGCCGAGAAGCGCTAA
- a CDS encoding FHA domain-containing protein, with product MNGFRLDMDLDFSFTDESGTVTRGTAGASGSEVRIAVDGLESFGSSGMPSLDDVRPLAQTLADRGLTVVVDGPDGHIVSLGAVTSPASQRLITRSPHIKLGKLGALAPLMKRGRRSARAFSLLPPQTPLPLMPTVRRSIVRRVTTTHHTRGSGRPRLIFVQDSATWNGQVPREFTLSREIVRIGSDASSDVQLAGLDGLHAEIVHNADDEYVLVPHGKVAGSVSSTGESVLRTGARIQMGQWCLAYFREEFADHGRPFGGRSGGELAYQAPQLDPRTGTTERDGSWGVS from the coding sequence GTGAACGGATTCCGCCTCGACATGGATCTGGACTTCTCGTTCACCGATGAGTCCGGAACGGTAACGCGGGGAACGGCCGGGGCAAGCGGCAGCGAAGTACGAATCGCCGTGGACGGGCTGGAATCGTTCGGTTCCAGCGGCATGCCGTCGCTCGATGACGTCCGCCCTTTGGCCCAGACCCTGGCGGACCGCGGGCTCACCGTGGTGGTCGACGGTCCGGACGGACACATTGTGAGCCTCGGCGCGGTCACCAGCCCGGCATCGCAGCGGCTCATCACGCGCTCGCCCCATATCAAGCTGGGAAAGCTCGGTGCCTTGGCGCCGCTCATGAAGCGTGGACGACGCTCGGCGCGGGCATTCTCGCTGCTGCCGCCCCAGACACCGCTGCCGTTGATGCCGACTGTCAGGCGGAGCATCGTCCGCCGCGTCACCACCACCCACCACACAAGGGGGAGCGGAAGGCCACGGCTCATTTTTGTGCAGGACTCGGCCACCTGGAACGGTCAGGTGCCGCGCGAATTTACGCTGAGCAGGGAGATCGTGCGGATAGGCAGCGACGCGTCTTCGGACGTCCAGCTTGCCGGGCTGGACGGCCTCCACGCGGAAATTGTCCACAACGCTGACGACGAGTACGTACTGGTGCCGCACGGAAAGGTCGCAGGCAGCGTCTCGTCAACCGGTGAGTCGGTCCTTCGCACGGGCGCGCGGATACAGATGGGGCAGTGGTGCCTGGCATATTTCCGCGAGGAATTCGCTGACCACGGGCGTCCCTTCGGGGGGCGCAGCGGCGGGGAGCTTGCGTACCAGGCGCCGCAGCTTGATCCGCGGACCGGAACCACGGAACGGGACGGTTCATGGGGGGTTAGCTGA
- a CDS encoding DNA repair helicase XPB produces the protein MTVGPLIVQSDKTILLEVDHEQATEARHAIAAFAELERAPEHVHSYRLTPLGLWNARAAGLDAERVLDTLLKYSRFPVPHSLLIDIEETMSRYGRLRLEKDPQHGLVMRTSDYPVLEEVSRAKKIQPLLGPRIDGETVVVHSSQRGQLKQLLLKIGWPAEDLAGYVDGTPHPIMLNESGWKLRPYQKLATENFWAGGSGVVVLPCGAGKTLVGAAAMATSSTTTLILVTNTVSARQWKDELVKRTSLTADEIGEYSGSVKEVRPVTIATYQVLTTKRGGLYPHLELVDGHDWGLIIYDEVHLLPAPIFRMTADLQARRRLGLTATLVREDGREGEVFSLIGPKRYDAPWKDIEAQGYIAPADCVEVRVDLPHDERVAYAMAEDADKYRLCATSETKTAVVEQLVEQHRGEQLLVIGQYIDQLDELGERLQAPVIKGDTSVKERQKLFAAFRIGEVQTLVVSKVANFSIDLPEASVAIQVSGSFGSRQEEAQRLGRLLRPKQDGRAARFYSLVARDTLDQDFAAKRQRFLAEQGYAYRIMDAKDVGRNPTAT, from the coding sequence GTGACCGTCGGGCCCCTGATCGTCCAGAGCGACAAGACAATCCTGCTCGAAGTGGACCATGAGCAGGCAACAGAAGCCAGGCACGCCATCGCTGCTTTCGCGGAACTGGAGCGGGCGCCGGAACACGTGCACAGCTACCGGCTTACTCCGCTGGGCCTCTGGAACGCCCGCGCGGCAGGGCTGGACGCGGAACGCGTTCTGGACACCCTGTTGAAGTATTCGCGCTTTCCCGTGCCGCATTCCCTGCTGATCGATATCGAAGAGACGATGTCCCGGTACGGCAGGCTGCGGCTGGAAAAGGACCCCCAGCATGGGCTGGTGATGCGGACCAGCGACTACCCGGTGCTTGAAGAAGTGTCCCGCGCCAAAAAAATCCAGCCATTGCTGGGGCCTCGGATCGACGGCGAGACCGTGGTGGTCCATTCCTCGCAGCGGGGACAGCTTAAGCAGCTGCTCCTGAAGATCGGCTGGCCCGCCGAAGACCTGGCCGGCTACGTGGACGGGACGCCGCACCCCATCATGCTCAACGAATCCGGCTGGAAGCTCCGGCCGTACCAGAAACTGGCCACGGAGAACTTCTGGGCAGGCGGCAGCGGCGTCGTCGTACTCCCCTGCGGTGCGGGCAAAACGCTGGTGGGCGCAGCGGCCATGGCCACGAGCTCCACCACGACGCTGATCCTGGTGACCAACACCGTGTCCGCCCGGCAGTGGAAGGACGAACTGGTCAAACGGACCTCGCTGACGGCGGACGAAATCGGCGAGTACTCAGGATCGGTCAAGGAAGTCCGCCCGGTCACCATCGCAACGTACCAGGTCCTGACGACGAAACGCGGCGGGCTCTACCCCCACCTGGAACTGGTGGACGGCCACGACTGGGGCCTGATCATCTACGACGAGGTCCACCTCCTGCCGGCACCCATCTTCCGGATGACGGCGGACCTGCAGGCCCGGCGTCGGCTGGGGCTGACGGCCACGCTGGTGCGCGAGGACGGCCGCGAAGGCGAAGTCTTCAGCCTGATCGGCCCCAAGCGCTATGACGCCCCCTGGAAGGACATCGAGGCCCAGGGCTACATCGCGCCCGCGGACTGCGTGGAAGTGAGGGTGGACCTCCCACACGACGAACGTGTCGCCTACGCGATGGCCGAGGACGCGGACAAATACCGGCTGTGCGCCACCTCCGAGACGAAGACCGCCGTGGTGGAACAGCTCGTGGAGCAACACCGGGGTGAGCAGCTCCTGGTCATCGGCCAGTACATTGACCAACTGGACGAGCTGGGTGAGCGGCTCCAGGCCCCCGTCATCAAAGGTGACACGTCAGTGAAGGAACGCCAGAAGCTGTTCGCGGCATTCCGGATTGGCGAGGTGCAGACCCTGGTGGTTTCAAAGGTGGCCAACTTCTCCATTGACCTTCCGGAGGCTTCGGTGGCCATCCAGGTGTCCGGCTCGTTCGGTTCCCGGCAGGAGGAAGCCCAGCGCCTGGGCCGCCTGCTGCGCCCCAAGCAGGACGGCCGCGCGGCACGGTTCTACTCACTGGTGGCCCGGGACACCCTCGACCAGGACTTCGCGGCAAAGCGCCAGCGGTTCCTGGCAGAGCAGGGTTACGCCTACCGAATCATGGACGCCAAAGACGTGGGACGGAATCCCACGGCCACCTGA